Within Acidobacteriota bacterium, the genomic segment CGTGGCCAGTGGCCGCATCGCCCGCATCAGTCCGGCCATTCAGGAACAAAGCCGCACCCTCATCATTGAAGCCGAAGTTGAAAATCAGCGCGGCAAATTGCGCCCCGGCTCTTTTGCCAAAGCCATTATCCAAACTTCCTCCAGCAACCAGGTCGTCACGGTGCCGCCCGCCGCCGTCGTGACATTTGCCGGGATTCAAAAAGTGTATACGATCAAGGATGGCAAGGCCGTTGAAATCAACGTCGTCGTAGGCCGCCGCGATAATGACTGGGTCGAAATCATCGAAGGTCTAAAGGCCAATGCCACCGTGGTGCTTGCGCCGGGTAATTTAGCTCCCGGCCAGCCTGTCACAATTACGCCCTAGCATCTGGGAAGGCGGATGACCAAGCCGCACAACTTCGTCATTCGCCCACCCTACGCCTAACCTGCGGCAATCCAACCGCACAGACAATCCGCCCTTTTCAAGACCTGCTAGACTTCGCTATAGCTTTCAAGAAAAAGAAATTCTCCCACGAAGCTACACGAAGAAAACACGAAGCAGGATTGCTTTGTATTTCTTTCTTCGTGGATTCTTCGTGTGGCTTCGTGGGGAAAATCATTATCTTGAAATCTATGGCAGCGCCCGGTATGCTGCGCCTGCTTTCGCAGACCTGTCTAAAACCAAGAGAACACCATGAAGGATTTCGCAGCGGACAACCTGGCCGCTCCGTGGCAAGGTTTGCAGGCCCGGTTGTTGCGCCTGGAACATTTGCCAATTGAACCCGCACGCATTGCCCAAGCCGCCGTCACGCTCATCCTGCGCGCCGAACAGTCCGAAGCACAGGCCCTGATTATCAAACGCGCCGAGCATCCGCACGATCCGTGGTCGGGTCATCTGGCGTTGCCGGGCGGGCGCGCCGACGATATTGACGAAGATTTGCTGGCCACGGCGGCGCGCGAAACGCTCGAAGAGATTGGCTTGAACCTGCACGCTGGCGGTCAGTTTCTGGGCCGCCTGCCCAAGCTATCACCGAAAAATCCACGCCTGCCGCAGCTTGAAATCACGCCGTTTGTCGCCCTTGCGCCCGCCGCCTTCAAGCTACAATTCAGCGCCGAAGTCGCGGACGCCTTCTGGATTTCACTGCCGCAACTCAAACAGGAAGGGATGTCCAGCCGCCACACCTGGACGGTGGATGGAGTTGAGCGTGCCTGGCCGGCTTATCCTTCTTCACGCGGCCCGATTTGGGGTATCACGGGCCGCATCCTGAACGACTTCCTAAACCTCTTTGAGTAACGCGCACGATGAATCAGCAACCGCAATCCGCCGCGCCACACCTGATCCGTTCGTTCGGCACCTTGCAAGCCACGGCTTTGAATATGTCGAACATGATCGGCATCGGCCCTTTCCTGACCATCCCGCTTTTGATGACGGCACTGGGCGGGCCGCAGGCATTGCTGGGCTGGCTGATCGCGCTGGTGATCGTCATCCCCGATGGCATGATTTGGAGCGAGTTGGGCGCCATGATGCCGGGGTCGGGCGGCAGTTATGTTTACTTGCGCGAAGGTTTCGGGCGCGAACGCTTCGGGCGGCTAATGGCGTTTCTGTTCATCTGGCAGTTCATTATCAGCGGGCCGATGGAGATCGCTTCCGGATACATCGGCTTCGCGCAATACCTCGGCTACATCTGGCCCAGAGTCCCGCTGCAACTTGTCGTCGTCGTCATCGGCGCGCTCAACATCGCGCTGCTCTATCGCCAGATCACCCACATCGGCAAAATCACCGTCAGTTTGTGGATCGGCACTTTACTCACCACCGGCATCGTGATTCTGACCGGCGTGCTGCATTTCGATCCGAAACTCGCCTTCGACTTTCCACCGGATGCGTTCAAATTCTCGACCGGCTTCCTGTTTGGCCTGGGCGCGGCTTCGCGCATCGGTGTCTATGACTATCTGGGCTATTACGACATCTGCTACATCGGCGAAGAGGTCAAGGAGCCGGGCCGGACGATCCCGCGCTCGATCATCATCAGCGTGATCGCCGTGGCGCTGATTTACATCGCGATCAACTTTTCGATCATCGGCGTCGTGTCGTGGCGTGAGTTCGTGCCCGCCGAGCAAAAGCCCATCGCGCAATTCATCGTCTCGGCGATGATGGAAAAGATTTACGGCAGCAAGATAGCCGTGGCACTGACGCTGATGATTCTCTGGACGGCGTTTGGTTCCTGCTTCGCCTTGCTGCTCGGCTATTCGCGCATTCCCTTTGCGGCAGCGCGCGATGGCTATTTTTTCAAGGTCTTCAGCCGTCTGCATCCCAAGCATAACTTCCCCCACATCTCCCTCTTGGTCATTGGAGTGCTGGCGATTCTCTTCAGCTTCTTTGCGCTGGGCGTGGTGATTGATGCGCTGATTGCAATGCGCATCCTGGTGCAATTTGTCGGGCAACTGTGCGCCGTCATCCTCTTGCGCCGGCAAGCGCCGACGCTCCCGCGCCCTTACAAACTTTGGCTCTATCCCTTGCCCAATCTGGTCGCGCTGCTGGGCTGGCTGTTTATTTTTTCGACTTCGGACGCGCAAATCATCAAGTTCAGCTTTCTAGCGTTGCTCGCGGGAGTCGTTTGTTTTCTGCTCTGGTCGCGCCACGTCCAGCGCTGGCCGTTTCAAGTTTTAACAGAAAACGAACACGCTTGATCGTTTCAAACCGCGATTTGCACTCGCCAGCCGCCACGTCACAGGCTAGAATGACGCGCGTTTATTAACCATACACCTAAACATGAACCAGTCAATCGGGGGAGACGAACTCAAGAACCTATGATGTACAGCCAGCAAGAATATGACATGGTGCGTCGGCAAACGATGCAAATCGAGGCCGAAAAGCGCGCTTTATTGCGGTGGGCTTTGATGGTTGTTTCGGGCGCGTTTGCGCTCTCTTTGTTGCTGCTGGGCTGGATGTATCAGCAATACAGCACCGCCGACGGCAAAGTCGAAGCCGCCGAAACGCGCGCGACCAAAGCTGAATCCGACCTCAAAAAAGTCAGTCAGGAATTGGCGGAGAAGAAAGCGATTCTGGATAAACAGGCCGTGACCGCCGCCCAACAAAATACCACCATCAACA encodes:
- a CDS encoding amino acid permease: MNQQPQSAAPHLIRSFGTLQATALNMSNMIGIGPFLTIPLLMTALGGPQALLGWLIALVIVIPDGMIWSELGAMMPGSGGSYVYLREGFGRERFGRLMAFLFIWQFIISGPMEIASGYIGFAQYLGYIWPRVPLQLVVVVIGALNIALLYRQITHIGKITVSLWIGTLLTTGIVILTGVLHFDPKLAFDFPPDAFKFSTGFLFGLGAASRIGVYDYLGYYDICYIGEEVKEPGRTIPRSIIISVIAVALIYIAINFSIIGVVSWREFVPAEQKPIAQFIVSAMMEKIYGSKIAVALTLMILWTAFGSCFALLLGYSRIPFAAARDGYFFKVFSRLHPKHNFPHISLLVIGVLAILFSFFALGVVIDALIAMRILVQFVGQLCAVILLRRQAPTLPRPYKLWLYPLPNLVALLGWLFIFSTSDAQIIKFSFLALLAGVVCFLLWSRHVQRWPFQVLTENEHA
- a CDS encoding CoA pyrophosphatase; amino-acid sequence: MKDFAADNLAAPWQGLQARLLRLEHLPIEPARIAQAAVTLILRAEQSEAQALIIKRAEHPHDPWSGHLALPGGRADDIDEDLLATAARETLEEIGLNLHAGGQFLGRLPKLSPKNPRLPQLEITPFVALAPAAFKLQFSAEVADAFWISLPQLKQEGMSSRHTWTVDGVERAWPAYPSSRGPIWGITGRILNDFLNLFE